The DNA window CTTCTCCACGTCGCTCTGGGTAATGAAGGGCTTTTCGCCGACGACGGCGTTCTTCCAGTCGATGAGAAGGTCGCGGTCCTCCAGCGGCAGGCCATAGAGGTCCATGAAGACCTGAAACGGGTACAGGTGTGCGAAATCCGCCATCACTTCGCACTCGCCCCGCCCGGCCAGGGCCCCGATCATGTCGCCGGCGTGACGCTGCAGCACCGGACGCGACTTACTCAACGAGTGCGGGCTGAAGTAGGGCTGCAGAACTTGGCGGTAGCGGGTGTGCTGCGGCGGGTCAAATGCCAGTGGCAGCACCGGCAATGGGTGTCCCGGGGGCTGCAGGACCGTCGATGAGAACACCTTGGTGTTGCGCAGTGCGGCAAGCACATCCTCGCGGCGGGTGATGTAGTAGTGGCCGTTCATGAACACCACCGGTCCGGCGTCGCGCAGCGTCTTCCACCCGATGCCCCGATCAACCGTCATCGGTAGTTCGGCGAAATCGAGCCGGGGTAGGTAGAAAGAGCCCTGTTGGCCTTCGCTCATGCGCTTGGATCTCCGGTTGTCTGGCTGTGTTGAATAACCCTGACGCGATTGCACCTTTGTCGGACTCGGGCGATATCAACACGTGGCGGCACATCAATATTGCATGCGCGGCAAAGGAACACGATCCGCCTGCTCGAACTAATCCAGGGTTTCCGGTACCCGGAATCGGTTGGCGAACATCTTCGACACTTTACCGACCGACTAATCTGGGTATCGACTCGTGAAACCCAAGCTCGGCCGATTGCGAAGACGTCGACCGGCATACCGGGCCACCTAGGGAGGAAGCCTCGTGAGGGTCCGTCTGGAACAGTCGAGATGTGTGGGCCACGCCCAGTGTTACGCCGTCGACCCGGACCTGTTTCCCATTGACGAGTCCGGTTATTCGATTCTCGAGGAGCACGAGGTCAGGCCCGAGGACGAACAAGCGACCCGCGACGGCGTCGCTTCCTGCCCCGAAATGGCGCTGATTCTCGAAGAGGACTGACGGCGCGTGCCGCCGGGAGGCGTCCCGCGGCGATTGGTCAGTAGGCAAACGATTGATGAACAATCCGTTGCCATTTATGAACTCTCGCCGACCGGGAATGAACAGTGGCTGGCCATTGATGAACAGGTGGCTTTGGGGTGTCGGTGTTTGCCTCATAACGAACTAATCTCAGTGCCGGGCGGCAGTTCGGGCACACGCGAGCTGCCGCTTGGTTGCTGATAGTGGGGGATTAGCCGAGGCCAGAAGGTGCATGACGTTCCTGACCAGATGTCCGAGAAGCGCGGTGGCAGACCACCTTTGCGGACGCAGTCAACTGGTCACGATGCGTCGTCCGGCTCGGCTGATGGGGATGCGGGGCCAAGCGGTCCCGATCGTGGCTCCCGTGGACGCAGCAGCCCACCGGTGGCGTCGTTTACAGAGCCGTGACCACGGCCACCACTGATTCCTATGTGACAGCCGAGACCGCTTGCGCTCCCGGCCAACTGAGGAGGACACGGTGTTTGACTTCGCGGCGTTACCGCCCGAAATCAATTCCGGTCGCATGTATGCGGGTCCGGGGTCGGGGCCGATGATGGCCGCGGCCGCCGCATGGGATGAGCTTGCGGCGGAATTGGGTGTAGCGGCCAGCGGCTACAACTCGGTGGTTACCGAGCTGACCAGCGGGCCGTGGGTGGGGCCGGCATCGATGTCGATGGTCTCGGCGATCACCCCATTCGTGAGCTGGCTCAGTGCGGTGGGGGCGCAGGCCGAGGAGACGGCCAGTCAGGGCCGGGCGGCTGCGGCGGCGTTTGAGGCGGCGTTTGCGATGACGGTGCCGCCGCCGGTGATCGCGGCCAATCGAGTCTTGCTGGCGAACCTGATTGCGACGAATTTCTTTGGGCAGAACACTCCGGCGATCGCGGCGACCGAGGCGCAGTACATGGAAATGTGGGCCCAGGACGCCGGTGCTATGTACGGTTACGCGGCGTCGTCGGCGGCCGCCTCGACGTTGAGCCCGTTCGTCACGCCACCAAACACGACTACGCCGGAGGCGGGTGCCGACCAGGCGGCCGCGGTGAGCCAGGCCCTAGCCCAGCCGGCGGGCAACACCGCACAAACCACGGCCAACGCGACTTCGCAAATGGCGACGCTGAACGCATCTTCAGCGATCCAGCCCGCGGCGGTAACGACAACCTCGCAGCCCGGGCCGTTCACCTGGCTCACGAGTGCGATCCAGAACTTCATGCAGTCGGGTTTGCCGACCCCGACGAACAACTACCTGGGGCTGAACGCCACCTTCTACACGACGATCTTCAAGCAAACCTCCGGTCTTGCGTATTTCTCGAATGGTATTCCCGCCTTTTGGGCGCAGCTGGCCCAGCAGTTGGTCTTCGGTCCCGGTGGTAGTACGGCCGGTGCCAGTGGTGCGTGGTATCCCACTCCGCAGTTCGCGAGTTTGGGTTTGGGCAACTTGGGTGGTGTGGGCCACGTGGGCGCGGTCTCGGCCGGGGCGGGGCAGGCCGCCCGGGTCGGGATGCTCTCGGTCCCGCAGCATTGGGGGACGTTGACCTCGGCGGTCAGTCCGGCGGCGTTGTCGGAGGAGGCCACCCCGGTTCAAGCCGCAGCGACCGGCGGGGCGAATTCGCCTGCCAATGGTCTTCTGCGCGGCATGCCGGTCGGATCGGTCGGGCGCCGCGGCGCGGCGGCCGGCTACGTCAACAAATACGGCTTCCGCTACAGCGTGCTGACTCGCCCACCGTCGGCCGGATGACGGAAGCCAGATGAATGCCATGAGCCGCAACGCAAGTCTCGCCGGGCCCGACGGAAGGAAAGAATCTAGATGTCTTTTGTGACCACGCAGCCCGAGGCGCTCGCCGCCGCAGCGGGCAATCTGCAAACCATCGGCTCAACGCTGAGCGCTCAGAACGCCGCGGCGGCGGCCCCAACGACAGGGGTGGTGCCGGCCGCTGCCGACGAGGTGTCGGCACTGACGGCGGCGCAGTTCGCTGCGCACGCACAGACGTACCAGGCCGTCAGCGCTCAGGCTGCGGCGATCCACGAAATGTTTGTCAACACCCTGAGCACCAGCTCCGGGTCGTACGCGGTGACTGAGGCGGCCAACGCGGCCGCGACTGGTTAAGGAGTCAATGATGTTGGATTACGGAGCGTTTCCCCCGGAGTTCAATTCGGCGCGGATTTATTCTGGTCCGGGGTCGGGGTCCTTGATGGCCGCGGCGTCGGCGTGGAGCGCGCTGGCGGCCGAGCTCAATTCGGCGGCGCTGAGTTATGAGCAGGTGGTCACCGCGCTGAGCAGCGAGGATTGGACCGGCACGGCGTCGGCGACGATGGCCCAGGCGGTGGCGCCTTACATCACCTGGATGACCACCACGGCCGCGCAGGCCGAGGAGGCGGCCACCCAGGCGCGTGCAGCCGCCGCGGCCTACGAGACCGCGCTGGCCTCATCGGTGCCGCCCCCACTGATTGCGGCCAACCGGATGCAATCGCAGCAGCTGCAGGCCACGAACGTGTTGGGCCAGAACACGCCGCTGATCGCGCAGCTGGAGGCGCAATACGGCCAGATGTGGGCCCAGGACGCCGGCGCGATGTACAGCTACGCCGGCCAGTCCGCGACGGCGTCGAACGTGACGCCGTTCCAGAAGGCACCGGAGACGACCAACCCGACGGGTCAGGCCACCCAAGCCGCGGCGGTCACCAACGCGACGACCAACTCGACGGCGACCAACACGACCAAGGCGTTGCAGTCGTTGGCGCAGCCGGCGACGAGTTCGACGGTCAAGGCCGCGGCGACAACCACGACCCAGGCGACGCAGGCCACCGACCCGCTGTCCGAGATCTGGTTCCTGTTGACCGGCCAGACCACCCTGCCCACCAACCTGGGCACGGCGGTCAACGGCTACAACCCATTCTCCAGCCTCTTCTACAACACCGAGGGTTTGCCGTACTTCAGCACCGGTATGGCCAACACCTTCACCCAGATCGCCAAGTCGACCGGGCTGCTTACCGGGCCGGCCCCGGCCGTGGCCAAGGCGTTGCCCGGTTTGGGTGGTTTGGGTGGCATGTTGGGTGGCGGTGCGGCGGCCGCGCATCCGGTGGCGGCGCTGGGCAGTGCGGCCTCGGTGGGCGGCAAGTTGTCGGTGCCGGTGGCCTGGTCGGGGGCGCCGGCCGCGCCGGCGCTGGGTCACGCGATCCCGGTCAGCAGCATCAGCGCTGCCCCGGAGGCCGCGGGCGGACCCGGGAACCTGCTCGGCGGCATGCCGCTGGCGGGTGCCGGTGCCGGCGGGCACGGAGTGGTCGGTCCCAAGTACGGATTCCGGCCCACCGTCATGGCCCGACCGCCCTTCGCGGGATAGTCCCGAGCCGGCCACGCACCGGCGCGAGCCACAACGCGCCCTGCCCCGAACATCGGCGGCAGGGCGCGTTTTCGCGTGCATCGGGGGCTGGCGCAGCGAACCTCGCGGCGGCTTTATCTGCGCCCGGATTTTATCCCGCGCTGGTGTTTTCGGCTTGATGCAGCCGCCCCGAAACGGTCCGCCGTGTGGGGGCCGTGAGCCGGTGATGCATGACGCTGCCGGGATGTTCTTGCAGGTAATGACGGCGACGGTGAGACGCGTCCGGTGACGCCTCGATTCTGCTGCCACACCGGAACAGCGCAAGCGAACCGTCGGCGCCGCAGCGGTCGCTCAATCGCGAAGCGGCGAGGGGCCGGAGTGGCCCTTTAGCCTCCGAGGCAAGCAATTTCTGATGGTCAATCACTCAGAGGTCACTCGCGAGGGGATACATGTCGTTCGAGCCGGGTGCTTCGTAGCCATGGACTTCGGGGCATTACCGCCGGAGATCAATTCCGGTCGCATGTATGCGGGTCCGGGGTCGGGGCCGATGATGGCCGCGGCCGCCGCATGGGATGAGATTGCGGCGGAAGTGGGTGTGGCGGCCAACGGCTACAACTCGGTGGTTACCGAGCTGACCAGCGCCCCCTGGGTGGGTCCGGCCGCGGCGTCGATGCTGTCGGCGGTCGCGCCGTACGTGAGCTGGCTGAGTGTTCTGGCCGCGCAGGCCGAGGAGACCGCGGGCCAGGGGCGGGCGGCCGCGGCGGCGTTCGAGGCGGCGTTTGCGATGACCGTGCCGCCGCCGGTGATCGCGGCCAATCGAGTACTGCTGGCGAACCTGGTGGCGACGAATTTCTTCGGGCAGAACACTGCGGCGATCGCGGCGACCGAGGCGCAGTACATGGAGATGTGGGCCCAGGACGCCGCCGCGATGTACGGCTATGCCGGCGCATCGGCGTCGGCCGCGCAGCTGGCCCCGTTCACGTCACCGCCCAACACGACCACCCCGGAGGCGGGCTCGGACCAGGCCGCCGCGGTCGCCCAGGCCGTCGCCCAGCCGGCGGGCAGCACCGCGCAGAGCACTTCCCAGCTGGTGACGCCACAAGCGTTGTCGGCCACCACAACTCAAGCGCTGACACAAGCCTCGACGACCGCGTCGCAGCCGGGACCGTTCACCTGGCTCACGAGTGCGATCCAGAACTTCATGCAGTCGGGTTTGCCGACCCCGACGAACAACTACCTGGGGCTGAATCCCAGCTTCTACACCGTGCTACTCAAACAGACCACAGGCCTTGGCTACTTCTCGAACGGCATAACGAGCTTCTGGTCGTCGATCGCCCAGCAGTTGATCTCTGGCCCCGGTGGTAGCACGGCCGGCGCCGGTGGTGCCTGGTACCCGACTCCGCAGTTCGCGAGCCTGGGTCTGGGCAACCTGGGCGGTGTGGGCCACGTGAGTGCGGTTACCGCGGGTGCCGGGCAGGCCGCCCGGGTCGGGATGCTCTCGGTTCCGCAGCATTGGGCCACCCTGACCTCGGCGGTGAGCCCGGCGACGCTTTCCGAGGAGGCCACTCCGATCCAGGCCGCGGCGACCGGCGGCGCGAATTCGCCTGCCAATGGTCTGCTGCGCGGCATGCCGGTCGGGTCGGTCGGGCGCCGCGGTGCCGCCGCCGGCTACGTCAACAAATACGGTTTTCGCTACAGCGTGCTGACACGCCCGCCGTCGGCCGGATAAGCGGCGGAATCGGGCATGTACTCCCTCACCTTTATCCGCGGCCGGATTTTATCCCCGGCTTCCACACACGTGCGCCGGGCTGCGCCGGCATCGCACCGCGGGGCGTCCGGTCGACAGGTACCCTCACGCGGCGATTCCCGCAGCTCACACCGGCTTTCGGGGCCGGAGTTCGGGCGGTCGGCGGGCGCCGAGCGCCGGGCCCCGGCATCCGGCGCAAAGGCGCGCCAAAGACCAGCCACGTCACTGACCGGCGCAGCGGTGGTCACCAGCGGATTAACGTTTTTCACTACTCGGCGCATCGATTCGATCGGCACAGGTTAAGGGGCATATTCGTGGTGGATTATGGGGCGTTCCCACCGGAGTTCAATTCGGCGCGGATCTACTCGGGTCCGGGGTCGGGTTCGTTCATGGCTGCGGCGTCGGCGTGGAGCGCGCTGGCGGCCGAGCTCAACTCGGCCGCGCTGAGCTATGACAACGTGATCACCTCGCTGAACAGCGAGGAGTGGCTGGGGACGGCGTCCACGGCCATGGTGCAGGCTGCCCAACCGTATGTGGCCTGGCTGACCACGACGGCCGCGCAGGCCGAGGAGGCGGCCACCCAGGCGCGTGCGGCCGCCGCGGCGTACGAGACGGCGCTGGCCTCATCGGTGCCGCCCCCACTGATTGCGGCCAACCGGATGCAATCGCAGCAGCTGCAGGCCACGAACGTGTTGGGCCAGAACACGCCGCTGATCGCGCAGCTGGAGACCCAGTACGGCGAGTACTGGGCCCAGGATGCCGGTGCGATGTACGGCTACGCCGGCCAGTCCGCGACGGCGTCGAACGTGACGCCGTTCCAGAAGGCACCGGAGACGACCAACCCGACGGGTCAGGCCACCCAAGCCGCGGCGGTCACCAACGCGACGACCAACTCGACGGCGACCAACACGACCAAGGCGTTGCAGTCGTTGGCGCAGCCGGCGACGAGTTCGACGGTCAAGGCCGCGGCGACAACCACGACCCAGGCGACGCAGGCCACCGACCCGCTGTCCGAGATCTGGTTCCTGTTGACCGGCCAGACCACCCTGCCCACCAACCTCGGAACGCTCGTCAACGGCTACAGCCCGTTTGCGGGTTTGTTCTATAACACCGAGGGTTTGCCGTACTTCAGTACCGGTATGGCCAACACCTTCACGCAGATCGCCAAATCGGTCGGTGCCATCGGTGGTGCGGCTCCGGCGGCGGCCAAGGCGTTGCCCGGTTTGGGTGGTTTGGGTGGCATGTTGGGTGGCGGTGCGGCGGCCGCGCATCCGGTGGCGGCGCTGGGCAGTGCGGCCTCGGTGGGCGGCAAGTTGTCGGTGCCGGTGGCCTGGTCGGGGGCGCCGGCCGCGCCGGCGCTGGGTCACGCGATCCCGGTCAGCAGCATCAGCGCTGCCCCGGAGGCCGCGGGCGGACCCGGGAACCTGCTCGGCGGCATGCCGCTGGCGGGTGCCGGTGCCGGCGGGCACGGAGTGGTCGGTCCCAAGTACGGATTCCGGCCCACCGTCATGGCCCGACCACCGTTTGCCGGCTGAGCACCGCACCCCGTGCGGATCGGCGTCCCGGATGGTCGCGCGGCAGTCAGCGTTCGCAGCATGACGCGCCTTGAGTGTCACGATCGCTTCCGGTAGCTGCGTTCGGCAGCCACCGGGGCAATCAGACCGCTGAAATGGGCGAAAGGAGGTCTAGATGGCTCGTTAGCGGGGACGGTCGTGGCATTGGCCCGTCGCGACGGGTTAATCGACGACCAGATTTTTATGCCGGCCAGCGTAGCCACAGCCCTCCGGGTGAAAATTACCAGCAACTTTTTCGACCGGGGGCTGGTACCGTTTGCTATGACCGCTCCCCGAGGGGCAGCGGTCGAGGTCAGACGCTGTTACTGTGTCGTTACCAAAAATGAATTCGGCGTACCGCCAAGTGAACAATTGCAAACACCGGGCTTCCGCACCGACTCCGGGGGCCGCTGTCATCTAGTCTCGCAGAGTCGGGGGATTGAACCAGGAGGGAATAGATTATGTCGTTCGTGACCACACAGCCGGAGGCTTTGGCCGCGGCGGCCGGGAACCTGCAGGCCATCGGGTCGACCTTGAGCGCCCAGAACGCTGCCGCTGCAGCCCCAACGACGGGGGTGGTACCCGCCGCAGCCGACGAGGTGTCGGCGTTGACCGCGGCTCAGTTCGCCGCACACGCGCAGATGTACCAAGCGGTGAGCGCCCAGGCCGCCGCGATCCACGAAATGTTCGTGAACACACTTTCGACCAGCTCCGGTTCCTACGCAGCAACCGAAGCGGCCAACGCAGCCGCCGCCCTCTGATCGGACTGGCGGTTCGGGGGCTTGGGACAGATCGTCACCGACGTGGGTTCCAACGTAACTGCTCAACCGGGGACGATCGCCGGGCCGCAAAGCCGGGCCGGCAGACCGTCTCGCAACGCAACACGCACTCCGTCAACTCAAACGCCGCGGTTCGGGTTTGACGTCCGTCTCACCGTGACAGCACCCGGTGGCCGCCGGCTGACGGAAAGGGGGGGTCATTTCTATTCACTCGGCTCGGCGGTTGCGTAACGCGTAAACGATCCGGCCACCGTCTCTACAACATCACCCAGTAACCACGTAATAAGGAGAACAGCCGACATGGCAACACGTTTCATGACCGACCCGCACGAGATGCGGGCGATGGCGGGCCGCTTCGAGGTGCATGCCCAGACCGTCGAGGACGAGGCTCGCAAGATGTGGGCGTCGTCGATGAACATCGCCGGCTCGGGCTGGAGCGGTCAGGCCCAGGCCACCTCGTACGACACCATGGGTCAGGTCAACCAGGCCTTCCGCAACATCGTCAACATGCTCCACGGAGTGCGCGACGGACTGATTCGCGACGCGAACAACTACGAGCAGCAAGAGCAGGCCTCGCAGCAAATCCTCGGCAGCTAGCGCCAGCAAACGCTGCTGCGTAAAATTTCAAGACATTAGGAGAACACCGTTATGAGCATTAACTACCAGTTCGGCGATGTAGACGCCCACGGTGCGTTGATCCGCGCCCAGGCCGCGTCCTTGGAAGCTGAGCACCAGGCCATCGTTCGCGATGTGCTTGCTGCCGGCGACTTCTGGGGCGGTGCGGGTTCGGTGGCCTGCCAGGAGTTCATCACCCAGTTGGGTCGCAACTTCCAGGTCATCTACGAGCAGGCCAACTCCCACGGACAGAAGGTGCAGTCCGCGGGCAGCAACATGGCCAGCACTGACAGCGCCGTCGGGTCCAGCTGGGCCTAACCCGCAACTTCAGGCGCGGCAGCACACCACCCGTCGGTGTGCTGCCGCGTCCTGCGGTTTCCGCGCAGTTTGGTAAATAGAGACCAATTGAGGAACTGATGGACCAACAGAGCACCCGCACCGATATCACTGTCAACGTCGACGGTTTCTGGATGCTCCAGGCGCTGCTGGACATCCGGCACGTCGCGCCGGAGTTGCGGTGCCGGCCATATGTGTCTACCGACTCGAGCGACTGGCTCAACGAGCATCCCGGAATGGCGGTGATGCGCGAGCAGGGCATAGTCGAGAACGATCAGGTCAACGAGCATGTGGCCGCGCGGATGAAGGTGCTCGCCGCGCCCGACCTCGAAGTGATCGCTCTGTTGTCCCGGGGCAAGTTGGCCTACGGCGTCCTTGACGACGAAAACCAGCCCCCGGGCTCGCGCGACATCCCCGACAACGAATTTCGGGTGGTCCTTGCCCGCCGCGGACAGCACTGGGTGTCGGCGGTTCGCGTCGGCGGTGAGATCACCGTCGACGACGTCGCCGTCGCGGACAGCGCCTCGATCGCGTCGCTGGTGATCGACGCCCTCGAGTCCATCCACCACGCCGAACCCGCAGCGATCAACGCGGTCAACGTGCCGCTGGAGGAAATGCTGGAAGCGACGAAGTCGTGGCAGGAGTCGGGATTCAACGTGTTCTCCGGCGGAGACCTGCGCCGGATGGGTATCAGCGCCGCCACCGTGGCCGCGCTGGGCCAGGCGCTGTCCGACCCGGCCGCCGAAGTCGCGGTGTACGCGCGCCAGTACCAGGACGACGCCAAGGGCCCGAGTGCGTCGGTGCTGTCACTCAAAGACGGTTCCGGCGGCCGCATCGCGCTTTACCAGCAGGCCCGCACCGCGGGGTCGGGTGAAGCGTGGCTGGCCATCTGCCCGGCAACCCCCCAGCTCGTGCAGGTGGGTGTCAAAACCGTGCTGGACACACTTCCCTACGGAGA is part of the Mycobacterium mantenii genome and encodes:
- a CDS encoding PPE family protein; the encoded protein is MMLDYGAFPPEFNSARIYSGPGSGSLMAAASAWSALAAELNSAALSYEQVVTALSSEDWTGTASATMAQAVAPYITWMTTTAAQAEEAATQARAAAAAYETALASSVPPPLIAANRMQSQQLQATNVLGQNTPLIAQLEAQYGQMWAQDAGAMYSYAGQSATASNVTPFQKAPETTNPTGQATQAAAVTNATTNSTATNTTKALQSLAQPATSSTVKAAATTTTQATQATDPLSEIWFLLTGQTTLPTNLGTAVNGYNPFSSLFYNTEGLPYFSTGMANTFTQIAKSTGLLTGPAPAVAKALPGLGGLGGMLGGGAAAAHPVAALGSAASVGGKLSVPVAWSGAPAAPALGHAIPVSSISAAPEAAGGPGNLLGGMPLAGAGAGGHGVVGPKYGFRPTVMARPPFAG
- a CDS encoding PPE family protein, coding for MVDYGAFPPEFNSARIYSGPGSGSFMAAASAWSALAAELNSAALSYDNVITSLNSEEWLGTASTAMVQAAQPYVAWLTTTAAQAEEAATQARAAAAAYETALASSVPPPLIAANRMQSQQLQATNVLGQNTPLIAQLETQYGEYWAQDAGAMYGYAGQSATASNVTPFQKAPETTNPTGQATQAAAVTNATTNSTATNTTKALQSLAQPATSSTVKAAATTTTQATQATDPLSEIWFLLTGQTTLPTNLGTLVNGYSPFAGLFYNTEGLPYFSTGMANTFTQIAKSVGAIGGAAPAAAKALPGLGGLGGMLGGGAAAAHPVAALGSAASVGGKLSVPVAWSGAPAAPALGHAIPVSSISAAPEAAGGPGNLLGGMPLAGAGAGGHGVVGPKYGFRPTVMARPPFAG
- a CDS encoding ferredoxin, giving the protein MRVRLEQSRCVGHAQCYAVDPDLFPIDESGYSILEEHEVRPEDEQATRDGVASCPEMALILEED
- a CDS encoding PPE family protein produces the protein MDFGALPPEINSGRMYAGPGSGPMMAAAAAWDEIAAEVGVAANGYNSVVTELTSAPWVGPAAASMLSAVAPYVSWLSVLAAQAEETAGQGRAAAAAFEAAFAMTVPPPVIAANRVLLANLVATNFFGQNTAAIAATEAQYMEMWAQDAAAMYGYAGASASAAQLAPFTSPPNTTTPEAGSDQAAAVAQAVAQPAGSTAQSTSQLVTPQALSATTTQALTQASTTASQPGPFTWLTSAIQNFMQSGLPTPTNNYLGLNPSFYTVLLKQTTGLGYFSNGITSFWSSIAQQLISGPGGSTAGAGGAWYPTPQFASLGLGNLGGVGHVSAVTAGAGQAARVGMLSVPQHWATLTSAVSPATLSEEATPIQAAATGGANSPANGLLRGMPVGSVGRRGAAAGYVNKYGFRYSVLTRPPSAG
- a CDS encoding WXG100 family type VII secretion target — encoded protein: MSINYQFGDVDAHGALIRAQAASLEAEHQAIVRDVLAAGDFWGGAGSVACQEFITQLGRNFQVIYEQANSHGQKVQSAGSNMASTDSAVGSSWA
- a CDS encoding ESX secretion-associated protein EspG; translation: MDQQSTRTDITVNVDGFWMLQALLDIRHVAPELRCRPYVSTDSSDWLNEHPGMAVMREQGIVENDQVNEHVAARMKVLAAPDLEVIALLSRGKLAYGVLDDENQPPGSRDIPDNEFRVVLARRGQHWVSAVRVGGEITVDDVAVADSASIASLVIDALESIHHAEPAAINAVNVPLEEMLEATKSWQESGFNVFSGGDLRRMGISAATVAALGQALSDPAAEVAVYARQYQDDAKGPSASVLSLKDGSGGRIALYQQARTAGSGEAWLAICPATPQLVQVGVKTVLDTLPYGEWKTHSRV
- a CDS encoding PE family protein, coding for MSFVTTQPEALAAAAGNLQTIGSTLSAQNAAAAAPTTGVVPAAADEVSALTAAQFAAHAQTYQAVSAQAAAIHEMFVNTLSTSSGSYAVTEAANAAATG
- a CDS encoding PE family protein → MSFVTTQPEALAAAAGNLQAIGSTLSAQNAAAAAPTTGVVPAAADEVSALTAAQFAAHAQMYQAVSAQAAAIHEMFVNTLSTSSGSYAATEAANAAAAL
- a CDS encoding WXG100 family type VII secretion target, whose amino-acid sequence is MATRFMTDPHEMRAMAGRFEVHAQTVEDEARKMWASSMNIAGSGWSGQAQATSYDTMGQVNQAFRNIVNMLHGVRDGLIRDANNYEQQEQASQQILGS
- a CDS encoding PPE family protein, yielding MFDFAALPPEINSGRMYAGPGSGPMMAAAAAWDELAAELGVAASGYNSVVTELTSGPWVGPASMSMVSAITPFVSWLSAVGAQAEETASQGRAAAAAFEAAFAMTVPPPVIAANRVLLANLIATNFFGQNTPAIAATEAQYMEMWAQDAGAMYGYAASSAAASTLSPFVTPPNTTTPEAGADQAAAVSQALAQPAGNTAQTTANATSQMATLNASSAIQPAAVTTTSQPGPFTWLTSAIQNFMQSGLPTPTNNYLGLNATFYTTIFKQTSGLAYFSNGIPAFWAQLAQQLVFGPGGSTAGASGAWYPTPQFASLGLGNLGGVGHVGAVSAGAGQAARVGMLSVPQHWGTLTSAVSPAALSEEATPVQAAATGGANSPANGLLRGMPVGSVGRRGAAAGYVNKYGFRYSVLTRPPSAG